AAATTTTCGGAAGTGGTCGTACTGGATTTTTTTCAGATCAAAGATCTGTCACCGAAAGAATTTGTCGAAAAGTATTTGCCAGATGTCTCTGGGGTGGTCGTTGGAAGAGATTTCAGATTCGGAAAGAACGCCGAGGGAGATATTTCTTTTTTGAGAAAAAACGGACTGGAAGTGTACGAAGTGCCCGACACGATCGTCAACGGAAAGAAAGTGAGCAGTTCTCTGATCAGAAAACTCGTCCAGGAAGGAAGGGTGGAGGAGATACCACCCTATCTTGGCAGGCACTATGAGATATCAGGGATTGTCTACAGAGACAGACAGTTCGGAAGAAAGTTGGGGTTTCCAACGGCCAACATCGACAGGGGAAGAGAAAAACTCGTGAATTTGAAAAACGGAGTATATTTTGTGAAGGTGCATTTGCCGAATCAGGAAGAGAAATTCGGTGTCATGAACGTGGGATTCAGACCTACCGTGGGCGATTCTACGCACGTGAAATACGAGGTCTACATACTGGATTTCGAAGGAGATCTGTACGGTGCCCACCTGAAGGTGGAAGTTCTGAAGTTCATAAGGCCAGAAAAGAAGTTCAACTCAATTGAAGAGTTGAAAGATACGATCGCTCAGGACATCGAGAATGCAAAACGGTTGATGGATGATATAATCAATTCGAAGTTATCCAGAAGAGGTGATGGTGAATGAGGAAGTTGACCTACACAGCCATGTGGCTGGCCGTTGGAGTTGCTCTTGCCTACCTTCTGCATCTGGTGAACCTTGGCAGGATGTTCCTGCCGATTCATCTTGTTGCCATGCTCGCTGGAGCGGTCTCCGGGGCTTTTGTTGGAGGGATTGTTGGAGGGATTCTTCCGGTTCTGTCTTTTCTGACCATGGGTATGCCGCCCTTTCCAATGTTTCTGTTCATGATTCCTGAAGTCTTCGTGTACGGCTTCATTCTGGGAATGATGGAGAAGAAAAATATATTCCTCAGACTCGCCGTTGCGGTTCTTCTTGGCAGACTGGTTTACTCGGTGTCTTACTACGCTCTAGGAGCACTCATTGGAATAAAACTTCAGCCGCTCACTTCGATTCTATTGAGCTTCACCACGGGGATTCCCGGTATTGTTCTTCAATTTGTTCTTGTTCCACTCGTCTATAGAAGGCTTCAATTGATACTTGAGAAGGGAGGAAAGGAGAATGCCTGAGATCATCTACGCAGCAGCTCCAGGTGCTTCAAACGGTAGTGCCACGGCCCCGGCAAGCAGTGGCTGGGGAAGTCTCCTCTTCATGCTGATCTTCTTCATAGCGATCTTCTACTTTCTGATCATCCTTCCTCAGAGAAGAAGAGAAAAGCAGTTTCAGCAGATGCTGAGTCAGTTGAAACGGGGAGACACGGTTGTCACAATAGGTGGTATCGTTGGAAAGGTCATCGATATCAAGAAAGACACCGTAAAGATCAAAACTGCCAACGCCACAGAACTTGAAATCACAAAAAGAGCTATATCAACCGTCATAAAGGAGAAGAATCAGGAGGGATAATCGATGAGGGGAGACAGGGTAAGGCTTGTGGTAGTGCTGATCGTACTGGTCGGCGCTCTATTGGCCCTCTTCTGGCCCAGCAAGGGAGGGTGGACGTCCAACATTCGCCTCGGACTGGATATAAAAGGTGGTGCGAGGATAGAGTATCTCGTCGAGGTGGAAGAAGGAACGGAGACCCCTTCTGATGTGGTTGATGACGTGTGGACGGTTTTGAGAAACAGGCTCGATGCGGCTGGGTACACTGAAGCCTCCGTGAAGAAAGTATTTCGCGAGAACAAATCCTACATAGTTGTGGAAATACCTGGAGCAACCGATACCGTCCAAGCGGAAAAGCTTATAGGGTCAACGGGTGTGCTTTACTTTGCCCAGGTTTTGGATGAGTACGACGGTGAAGATCCATACGAGGTACCAGAACTTTCTCTAGAAGCTAAGAGAGAAAAAGCAGCGTGGCTCAGAGGGAGGAACGGGAAATGGTATCTTGTGAAAAAAGAGATAATGGGAAGAAAGGACCTGGTTCTTGAAGCACCACGGATCGTTTACGCCAGGCCAGAGGTGGAAACAAGAGCGGGAAGATACGGTTACAAAGTTTCCTTTGAACTTGCCAAAGAATACGTGGACAAATTCAAAAAGATCACCCAGGCCCTTTACGTTCCCGAAGGCACCTACGATCCAAAAAAAAGACTTGCGATCGTTTTGGACAATGTTGTGCAGTTTGCAGGTCAGGTTGTTGCCATCATACCAGATGGAAAAGCTGAAATAACTGGAAACTTCTCTCTTGAAGAAGCAAAACAACTTGCCGCCATTTTGAGAAGTGGTGCTTTACCTGCGAGACTTGTAAAGACCTCCTCTGGGTGGGTGGCGCCTCTTCTTGGTCGTGACGTGATCGATGCTTCTCTGAAAGCAGGAATAGTGGGACTTATCCTTGTCCTTTTGTACATGCTGGTTTACTACAGGACGATGGGAATTGTAGCGGATCTTGCCCTCATCTACAACACGATACTTCTACTTGGTGTGATGGCAGCTGGCAAGTTCATACTCACCCTTCCCGGTATAGCGGGTATCATCCTCACTATCGGAACAACGGTGGACGGAAACGTGATCATATACGAAAGAATAAAAGAAGAAATGCGGTTAGGAAAACCCGTTAAGACATCCATAGCGGCAGGTTTCGACAGATCGCTTT
This genomic window from Thermotoga sp. SG1 contains:
- the ribF gene encoding riboflavin biosynthesis protein RibF, whose amino-acid sequence is MIVSIGVFDGVHVGHRKVLEKLREVASSKKMPALVFTISHPPEYLSPDFLGLLLPVEERVAILSKFSEVVVLDFFQIKDLSPKEFVEKYLPDVSGVVVGRDFRFGKNAEGDISFLRKNGLEVYEVPDTIVNGKKVSSSLIRKLVQEGRVEEIPPYLGRHYEISGIVYRDRQFGRKLGFPTANIDRGREKLVNLKNGVYFVKVHLPNQEEKFGVMNVGFRPTVGDSTHVKYEVYILDFEGDLYGAHLKVEVLKFIRPEKKFNSIEELKDTIAQDIENAKRLMDDIINSKLSRRGDGE
- a CDS encoding ECF transporter S component; translation: MRKLTYTAMWLAVGVALAYLLHLVNLGRMFLPIHLVAMLAGAVSGAFVGGIVGGILPVLSFLTMGMPPFPMFLFMIPEVFVYGFILGMMEKKNIFLRLAVAVLLGRLVYSVSYYALGALIGIKLQPLTSILLSFTTGIPGIVLQFVLVPLVYRRLQLILEKGGKENA
- the yajC gene encoding preprotein translocase subunit YajC; amino-acid sequence: MPEIIYAAAPGASNGSATAPASSGWGSLLFMLIFFIAIFYFLIILPQRRREKQFQQMLSQLKRGDTVVTIGGIVGKVIDIKKDTVKIKTANATELEITKRAISTVIKEKNQEG
- the secD gene encoding protein translocase subunit SecD; the encoded protein is MRGDRVRLVVVLIVLVGALLALFWPSKGGWTSNIRLGLDIKGGARIEYLVEVEEGTETPSDVVDDVWTVLRNRLDAAGYTEASVKKVFRENKSYIVVEIPGATDTVQAEKLIGSTGVLYFAQVLDEYDGEDPYEVPELSLEAKREKAAWLRGRNGKWYLVKKEIMGRKDLVLEAPRIVYARPEVETRAGRYGYKVSFELAKEYVDKFKKITQALYVPEGTYDPKKRLAIVLDNVVQFAGQVVAIIPDGKAEITGNFSLEEAKQLAAILRSGALPARLVKTSSGWVAPLLGRDVIDASLKAGIVGLILVLLYMLVYYRTMGIVADLALIYNTILLLGVMAAGKFILTLPGIAGIILTIGTTVDGNVIIYERIKEEMRLGKPVKTSIAAGFDRSLSTILDANITTILTGLILYYFGTGTVKGFAITLIIGVLGSIFVNLVFSRLLLDSLAPLIKPPRVEEAQGGSKQ